A region from the Bactrocera dorsalis isolate Fly_Bdor chromosome 1, ASM2337382v1, whole genome shotgun sequence genome encodes:
- the Taiman gene encoding nuclear receptor coactivator 2 isoform X4 has translation MSIVAAENAGLGPCDLPDSWAPNTNNSNNNITSIVANSRDISSLSAVTENSSNTAVPLNIDNNISSNIVFFKNQSSPTTTAIQPTTSFGFSPTSTARATTSTTSSLIYKVPLSSPAAATAAVTVSPASIGSVVTSLGVGLVPSIPTCVSVTGTSTGGTGAFAGVLLSSPISAGGSSNSISAQKTITNYQVNNVNNNANNTGNTSVRSLTLPLQQQQLQLQQQNGLLLHNKQSNQNNNNSSLVNNNHHKNSNNFNLILRQKAAATVSLAAALQNSITMNAVASPISNNPATPTRKIRRKTDPKANLPQSQINKCNNEKRRRELENNYIEQLSEFLQLNKRGDTASTKPDKAAILNQVVKTYREFCDKGQSRDISSSTSTTASSALNSTTPNNNNSSSTSKSNDNRNNTASTRCLRCATDNCSIHPVQQGDVSSTEPPLPEPSLLNGQVPEISAYFEALEHYLSSVDWVLLQVTADGIIESCTQNIRELIGYDKQELFRKPLYQYLHSDDHAKLNPIINNMPYGVSGNATGDIGCGSGSQSGWNDLEDANSGTNSQHSTASLGPGSAKAKRNIAAKVRMLVKDLRSATQTSMTHQNDALDQKTVGQHINPEKYEEVMLLATPMKDDGDTTSSILCLITRPEDEPAIQQIQPQAIEHLTFKLDVHGKILNLDVTALRQPYRQHLSSWLGRLLQDLCHPQDLNALKSHLREVQESAASVHLMNSPSSHSPGGTPATLIHPPIANVMSRPFRLRLGAPDVYVHVKANSRLFLNQSQTEGDYIMSLQTLLNTDNDIGGGGISGLNIGGIGNSSMMPSSSLSTMSPSPSLVSPLSLPLDSLVNNNSSCSSSSASALASVSSGVHMLGGLVGGGGMPPLTTQTTNVGGPLMTSAVINGTGSGTQRNNPAVATSASTSNNSNLVNSFTASPAGPEATIFYSSDPFDFDLAHSSFEMDATGWTDSRPNSRASVTTPVSTPRPPSAGHGFSPAVCASPSTPYQLSSHSAASLPSPQSNTSQPSSAGPGVSGGPFGFGFPAFETSDKNNDKDHMNASINSSSSISGNNSGPQGGSSGALSGPANLPNGGPPLLTTVANMTQLSAQPNPPQPESERLRHLLTNKSHSMTSGMNPADGDKDHLSLRHKFYNQSLLNSDDDKDGGGAGGSNRGSSGMFKMGATGISNARLFGGGALPKSSNSSNPMLLSLLNEKSEDDDGKGPSLGRQSELMRQLQKDDGHYSHSHGHSHGQHHSKDMSQEDLLKSLKYQGDPTTRKRSLNEPDDGILAKRESDRPSKLRESNKMLASLLENPPKNPIVTVPPQVKTIPDIAPSASRVNSTLGVMSVSAPNSLGGMPPKSGIMTTTSSISAGGSSVGAGGRSNSMRKQFSDAYLTLQQQQHQQQLHLQQQQQQQQCLGNIQRSSHQQPTQLSQPQINFASSDAFGTSSHNTTATSGTANVTASIVTSQANSQLAAPSGADGDSELSKILDSVMDYVSDDGPFVSAPTPTALAGLTQQEINERMAINAIQNSLMVETSQLQQQQHHQQQPQPPAYPGNIMGSGTGGNLTQQQQQLQLQHHLQMLQRQQAAIGGNQQSTQVQQMLEVLRVNANQSFQRPPPMYSASRNRGPMNTVTTPGGSVLPAHQQYRIRQQQQQQQQQKERLLQQQQKQQLLVPESATARTDQLCLNPNINNIGSLLNNTVAPNVALSRTNLPPDSQLSPNFAQNLLQQQQLSPGQRNAPFSPQTNAGYAPQYSQSGQRLSPHHQQHISQQQQQVNAQQQQQMAFQAAQAANANVTPQLSPRQPPFGGGAGGVQSPTGMPSSQQWNASGNVSTPSVQLSGNVTTQRGHSLQQHNPMLSAQLQQGVSPYTTRPYQNQRRSLNSPNGGGVSGNAVTSNIGTNVGLQRQNSFQGGESGGFSGGTSNSPSPQSPYGGPSSNVFQQQQMQRMQRQSSVPQTTQHLPGTSGNGAATSLGVNGGVSVGGSVGIVGFGGMMYNNMQHAAHATSQQTQNEFYGRAQAAGNAANSSDFVKQELRAIVSGRAQQQAAAAGGAGASSGGNGVPGGGGGNVGPGGLRITSTPQSPLSSAQQGPMSGGNSGGLNSTNSLSMQQHQSGSIGTGVSQNALLNTPDPSMNFSFDAQDFFGNNATR, from the exons GCTTGGCCCATGTGATTTACCAGATTCGTGGGCACCAAACacaaataatagcaacaacaatattactAGTATCGTTGCAAATAGTAGAGACATCTCATCGTTATCAGCAGTCACAGAAAATTCATCAAACACGGCTGTCCCTCTTAATATTGACAACAATATTAGCTCGAATATTGTGTTCTTCAAGAACCAAAGCAGTCCAACTACAACTGCCATTCAACCGACCACTTCTTTCGGCTTTTCACCAACATCAACGGCAAGAGCAACAACATCAACCACTTCCAGTCTTATATACAAGGTGCCTCTCTCATCGCCAGCCGCTGCTACAGCCGCTGTTACTGTTTCACCAGCCAGCATTGGTAGTGTAGTAACGTCTTTAGGTGTGGGTCTGGTACCCTCAATACCGACGTGTGTGTCCGTTACTGGAACGAGTACCGGTGGAACTGGAGCTTTTGCTGGTGTACTGTTATCAAGCCCAATATCAGCTGGTGGTAGTAGCAATAGTATTTCGGCtcaaaaaacaattacaaattaTCAAGTAAACAACGTCAATAATAACGCAAATAACACTGGCAATACCAGCGTTAGAAGTCTAACACTTCCattgcagcaacagcaactacaattgcaacaacaaaacggcTTATTGCTACATAACAAACAGAGcaaccaaaacaacaataacagctcTTTAGTGAATAATAACCAccataaaaatagcaacaattttaatttaatactacGACAGAAGGCTGCAGCAACTGTAAGTTTAGCCGCCGCACTTCAAAATTCAATCACCATGAATGCGGTAGCTTCGCCAATCTCAAACAACCCAGCGACGCCGACtcgaaaaattagaagaaaaacTGATCCGAAAGCCAATTTG CCACAATCACAGATTAATAAATGTAATAACGAGAAAAGGCGTCGCGAATTGGAAAACAATTATATCGAGCAATTGTCCGAGTTTTTACAACTCAACAAACGCGGTGATACAGCCTCAACGAAACCAGACAAGGCAGCAATACTGAACCAAGTAGTGAAAACG TATCGTGAGTTTTGTGACAAGGGCCAAAGCCGTGATATTTCTTCCTCAACGTCGACTACCGCTTCTTCAGCTCTCAATTCGACGACAcctaataacaacaatagcagctcAACTTCTAAAAGCAACGATAATCGAAATAATACAGCATCTACACGTTGTTTACGATGTGCAACTGACAATTGCTCTATCCATCCAGTACAACAAGGTGACGTTTCATCGACCGAACCCCCATTGCCGGAGCCATCACTGCTTAACGGTCAGGTGCCCGAAATATCTGCCTATTTTGAGGCGTTGGAACATTACCTCTCTTCAGTCGATTGGGTGCTTTTACAAGTCACTGCAGACGGGATAATCGAGTCGTGTACGCAGAATATACGAGAGCTAATCGGCTATGACAAACAGGAACTGTTTCGTAAACCACTATATCAGTACCTACACTCCGACGATCATGCGAAATTAAAtccaattataaataatatgccGTATGGAGTTAGCGGAAATGCAACTGGTGACATTGGTTGTGGTAGCGGTAGCCAAAGTGGCTGGAATGATTTGGAAGATGCGAATAGTGGTACAAATTCGCAACATTCAACAGCTTCGTTAGGTCCAGGAAGTGCTAAAGCTAAAAGAAATATAGCAGCTAAAGTCCGAATGCTAGTGAAAGATTTGCGTTCGGCTACTCAAACATCTATGACGCACCAAAACGATGCTTTGGATCAGAAAACTGTCGGACAACATATAAACCCCGAAAAATATGAGGAAGTTATGCTGCTAGCAACACCGATGAAAG aCGATGGTGATACAACGTCCTCCATATTGTGTTTGATTACGCGTCCCGAAGATGAACCGGCCATACAACAGATACAACCGCAGGCCATAGAGCATTTAACCTTTAAACTTGACGTACACGGCAAGATACTCAATTTGGATGTAACCGCACTTCGTCAACCCTATCGTCAACATTTAAGTAGTTGGTTGGGACGCCTTTTGCAGGATCTTTGTCATCCGCAAGACTTAAATGCTCTGAAATCACACTTACGCGAGGTTCAAGAGTCAGCTGCTTCAGTCCATTTGATGAACTCTCCATCATCACACTCACCTGGTGGAACGCCTGCAACACTCATTCATCCTCCCATTGCGAATGTGATGTCACGTCCATTTAGATTGCGTCTGGGCGCACCCGATGTTTATGTCCATGTTAAGGCGAATTCACGACTTTTTTTAAATCAGTCGCAAACTGAGGGAGATTATATTATGTCTCTGCAAACATTACTTAACACGGATAACGATATAGGCGGAGGAGGTATAAGTGGATTGAACATCGGAGGTATCGGGAACAGTAGTATGATGCCATCTAGCAGTTTGTCAACAATGTCGCCTAGTCCATCGTTAGTTTCGCCCCTTTCTCTGCCCTTGGACTCACTTGTTAATAACAATTCGTCATGCTCCTCTTCGTCGGCGTCAGCTTTAGCAAGTGTAAGTAGCGGTGTACATATGTTAGGAGGACTAGTTGGAGGTGGTGGTATGCCACCACTCACCACGCAAACTACTAATGTGGGTGGACCACTGATGACTTCAGCTGTTATCAATGGTACAGGGAGTGGTACACAACGTAACAATCCTGCTGTGGCAACATCGGCATCGACTTCGAATAATTCCAATCTGGTGAATTCGTTTACCGCATCGCCTGCTGGACCCGAAGCAACGATTTTCTATAGTTCCGACCCTTTTGATTTTGACTTGGCACATTCCAGTTTTGAAATGGACGCCACTGGTTGGACGGATTCGCGTCCAAACTCTCGCGCTTCTGTTACTACCCCAGTAAGCACTCCGCGTCCACCGTCAGCGGGACATGGTTTCAGTCCGGCAGTATGTGCTTCACCATCTACACCATATCAATTGTCGTCACACTCAGCTGCGAGCTTGCCTTCGCCTCAGTCAAATACAAGTCAGCCGTCATCTGCTGGTCCCGGGGTTAGTGGAGGGCcatttggttttggttttcCGGCGTTTGAAACAAGTgataaaaataatgataaagaCCACATGAACGCTAGCATAAACAGCAGTAGCAGCATAAGTGGCAATAATTCTGGACCTCAAGGTGGTTCCAGTGGTGCGTTGAGCGGCCCTGCAAATTTACCAAATGGTGGTCCGCCATTACTTACCACTGTTGCTAACATGACTCAACTATCTGCACAGCCGAATCCACCCCAACCGGAATCAGAGCGTTTACGGCACTTATTAACAAATAAATCGCATTCAATGACCTCAGGAATGAACCCGGCCGATGGTGATAAAGATCATCTTAGCCTGCGCCATAAG TTTTACAATCAGAGTCTACTGAATTCCGATGATGATAAGGATGGTGGAGGTGCCGGCGGTAGCAACAGGGGTTCGTCCGGAATGTTCAAAATGGGCGCTACTGGTATATCGAATGCGCGCCTATTTGGTGGTGGTGCATTACCAAAATCTTCGAACTCCAGCAATCCCATGTTACTGTCG CTGCTTAACGAAAAATCGGAGGATGATGATGGAAAAGGACCTTCGCTTGGTCGACAAAGTGAATTGATGCGTCAACTACAAAAGGACGATGGTCATTATAGTCATTCACACGGTCATAGCCACGGGCAACATCACTCCAAGGACATGTCGCAAGAGGATTTACTAAAAAGTTTAAAGTACCAGGGTGATCCTACAACTCGCAAGCGTTCGCTCAATGAACCGGATGATGGCATATTAGCAAAACGTGAAAGTGACCGCCCATCCAAGTTACGTGAGAGCAATAAAATGCTTGCCTCGCTGTTAGAAAATCCGCCAAAGAATCCTATAGTCACTGTACCACCTCAAGTCAAAACTATACCTGACATTGCACCTTCAGCAAGCCGCGTCAACTCGACACTCGGTGTTATGAGTGTTTCAGCGCCGAATAGTCTAGGTGGCATGCCACCAAAAAGCGGCATAATGACGACGACCTCATCAATTAGTGCAGGAGGCAGTTCTGTCGGAGCCGGTGGACGGAGCAATAGTATGCGCAAACAATTTTCCGATGCCTACCTCACgctgcaacagcagcaacatcagcaacaactccacctacaacaacaacaacaacaacaacaatgtttaGGTAACATTCAACGTTCTTCACATCAGCAGCCAACACAACTATCTCAACCGCAAATAAACTTTGCTTCATCGGACGCCTTCGGAACATCTTCACATAACACCACAGCTACCTCAGGGACAGCCAACGTCACAGCGTCAATTGTGACGTCACAAGCAAACTCCCAATTAGCCGCTCCTAGCGGCGCTGATGGCGATTCAGAATTATCTAAGATTTTGGATAGCGTTATGGACTATGTTTCAGACGATGGGCCATTTGTATCAGCACCTACTCCCACTGCCTTGGCTGGATTAACGCAGCAAGAGATTAATGAACGCATGGCTATCAACGCTATTCAAAATTCATTGATGGTCGAGACATCTCAactgcaacagcagcaacatcatCAACAACAGCCGCAACCGCCAGCCTATCCTGGCAACATAATGGGGAGTGGCACTGGAGGGAATTTaactcagcaacaacaacagctacagcTCCAGCATCACCTGCAGATGTTGCAAAGGCAGCAGGCTGCAATTGGAGGCAATCAACAGTCAACTCAGGTACAACAAATGTTGGAGGTACTACGTGTCAACGCCAATCAAAGTTTCCAACGACCGCCACCTATGTATTCGGCGTCGCGTAACAGGGGCCCAATGAATACTGTTACGACACCTGGAGGCTCTGTTTTGCCAGCGCATCAGCAGTACCGAATtcgtcaacaacagcaacagcaacaacaacagaaagaGCGTCTTcttcagcaacaacaaaagcaacagcttTTGGTTCCTGAGAGTGCAACAGCGCGCACAGACCAGTTAT GTCTAAATCCGAACATCAACAACATTGGTTCGCTGTTAAATAACACAGTAGCGCCAAATGTCGCCTTGTCTCGTACCAACTTGCCGCCCGATTCGCAACTGAGTCCGAATTTTGCACAGAATTTacttcaacaacaacagttaAGTCCAGGGCAACGTAATGCACCATTTAGTCCACAAACGAATGCAG GTTATGCACCGCAATATTCACAAAGCGGACAACGTCTATCGCCCCATCATCAACAGCATATttcacagcagcaacaacaagtgaatgctcagcaacaacaacagatggCGTTTCAGGCTGCCCAAGCAGCAAACGCTAATGTCACTCCGCAGCTATCACCACGCCAACCGCCTTTTGGTGGAGGAGCAGGTGGTGTACAATCACCTACAGGCATGCCGTCATCACAACAATGGAATGCAAGTGGTAATGTTAGTACGCCAAGTGTACAACTAAGTGGAAATGTGACAACTCAACGCGGTCATTCATTACAACAACACAATCCTATGTTAAGCGCGCAGTTACAA CAGGGTGTTAGTCCTTATACAACACGTCCGTATCAAAATCAGCGGCGAAGTCTCAACTCTCCGAACGGAGGGGGTGTATCTGGCAATGCAGTTACAAGTAATATCGGAACTAATGTCGGTCTGCAGCGGCAAAATTCTTTTCAAGGTGGTGAATCTGGTGGTTTTAGTGGTGGTACCTCAAATTCCCCATCTCCACAGTCACCATATGGTGGGCCCAGCTCAAACGTAttccagcaacaacaaatgcaacgaATGCAACGGCAGAGTAGCGTTCCGCAAACTACCCAACATTTACCTG